Below is a genomic region from Fibrobacter sp..
GGAAAGTTCAACTGGAAGGGGCGGGAGTTTTCGCGTACAGTGGGTTCGCATGAGTGATGTGGAGACAAGTGCATTGCTTGTAAATTAGCACCAGTCACCCAGGACATCATGCCTGTGAAAACAGGCATCCAGTTCCTTTCCTGGGTTCCTGCTTTCGCAGGAACGACGCAAAAGTAAAGGTGTTGCTTGTAAATAAACCTGCTACCCCGGGGTGCCATTAATTGGTAATACTTATATATAAAGCAACATCATTCTCCGACATAATAGACCACTGATATCCATTAAGCCTCAAAGTATCGAGCAGCCCCTTAAAGCGGGGCGAATCGAATTCTTTCCTTGTAAGAACAAGAAGCCCCGGATTGAAGTGTTTCTGGGCTGTGATCATATCATCCGCACCGAAAAGCGACTGGATCCCTATGCACCGCAGGTTCGTTGCAAAGTTCAATTGTGCCAGACGCCCTGCGTAATAGATGTCTGAGCCTGAGATCTGTCTGTTCAGTTCAGAATAGTATTCCGAAGTGCTGTCACCGGGCTTAGCTTTGTAAATCCGCTCATAGTAACGGTGCGGATTGATCAGTGGAATGCCAAGCAGGAGTATAATAGCGGGTATTCCGTACAGCTTGATGTAATAGCTGTTCCTTCCGGTAAATCTTTCAAGAAGTGAGCTGGTTTCTCTGAAGAAGTATGAGATTCCGTAAGCATAAACAAACGGCAGGAACGGAGTGAAATATCTCACTCCGGCCCATCCATACAGCCTTGCTGTATAGGCACATGCAAGAAATGTAAAAAGGAAGGAACTGGTTATAAATCCGTTGTAAAAGGGGTGTTTACGAAAAGCTGCGATGAGGCATAAAAGGAGTGGGATGATATTGGAACCGTGTTCGAGAGAGTTAAGATTTTTTAAGAGCTGAGGGAGTCCCTGAAGTATCGATGTCAGGAAGAACTGGATACCATGTAGATTGATAAACTCGGAGAGGGAAAGAGTTGCCGGATCACTGTTACTGGTCCGGAGCAGTCCACCGGATCCTGCAACATGGAAAGGGTTTCCGAAATGCAGATAATTTCTTATTAGCCACGGAGAGATCACTACCAGAAAGATTGCTGTTGAAATAAGTAAGTATTTGTAACTTATCTGCCTGTTTTTTCTGATTAACAAAAAATACAGGCATAAAGCCGGCATAAACAGGATGGCATTTGGTCTGACCAGGTAAAGGATACCGGTGAGGAGGCCAATTGTTATCCACCATTTCAATTTGCTGTTATCCACTCTCGTTGAGACAAGTACGATAAGGGCCAGTATTGTGCCAAAGAGCACCTCAGTGTAGATCTCAGTGCTGTACATCAATTGAAGAAGTGAGAAAGCGGTGAGAGTATAAACTGTAAGGGCTGTGGGTTTCCCGTAAATCTTCTTTACAGAGAAGTAGATAAGGAGATTGAAGATAAGTGATATCGATGCGATTACCCACAGGCCGGTTGTGTAGGAGACTCCGAAGATGCGAAAAGCTGCGGCTAATAGAAGTGTCAGGGCTGGAAACCTGAAATCATCAGGGCGGGGGATGGCGTATGGTTTCAGAAAAGGGTATTCCAGCCATCGCGTGGTAAATCCGTTGCCGCGGGCCACCTCGGTGGCCACAGACAGCCACGACCCCTCATCACCGTAAGGTACTGTTTTCTGGTCTATTCTTTCCGAGAGAAGATGAACCTGAATACAGAATACTGTTGTGATAAAGATGATCTGGGCGGAGAAAGAGATGTATCTGTGAAGTTTTGCTTTATCAGCCCTCATAATCAATCCCAATTGTAACATGTATATTGTGTATTGTGCACAGAAAAAACCGTGGAAACAGTGGTATTCTGAATGTATTATTATTTCACATAGCATAAAAGACCCGGACAGCCTTTCACCTTCCGGTTTACTGATAAAGGGTTTTATGATCTCAACTTTTCACAGCAGTGATTTTGCCTCCATTGAGGAACTGATTGAATTTAAAGCATCCGGAAATAAATCCATAAGTGTGGTAATTCCCGCTCTCAATGAGGCTGCCACAATTGGCACCATAATCTCTTATATCAGGCAGCATTTCATGGAGGAGTTCAGTCTGGTTGATGAGATAGTGGTTATGGATGGGCTGTCGGAGGACCGGACTGTGGAAATTTCCCGGGAAGAGGGGGCTCGGGTTTACAATCCCGATGAGGCAGGTCCGCCGCTTTCCCAGAAAGGGAAAGGAGTCTCATTATGGAAGTCTCAATTTGTCACCAGCGGAGATATCGTAATATTTATTGATTCCGACATTCTGGATTTTGACCGTCGTTTCATTTGCGGGCTTGTGGGTCCGCTTCTCTGTTATGAGAATTTGAGCTTTGTCAAGGCTTTCTACCAGCGTCCGCTTCTTCTGGGATCGGACATTTATGATAATCAGGGAGGGAGAATAACCGAGATTCTGGTCCGTCCGCTGCTAAGTGCCCTGGTTCCTCCCCTGGCCTGGATCTATCAGCCTCTCTCCGGCGAATACGCTGTCAGGCGTACCCTTTTAGAAAAGCTCCCTTTCTGGTCGGGGTATGGTGTGGAGATAGGTCTTCTCATGGATATGTATTCTATGTATGGTCTTTCCTGTATAGCACAGGTAGACATGGATATACGCTGTCACAGAAACAGAAATGTCAATGAACTCGGGAGAACCTCATTTGATATTTTGCAGGTGATTCTCTCGAAACTCCAGAGACAGGGTGTCATAAGCATGAAAGAACTGAGCAGAACGCTTCTCACGGTGAGAGATAATAATTTTGAGGAGACTCTCAGTCAGGAAATAGAACTGCCAGCCCGTATAACCATATCCGGAGATTTTAACAATGGATAATCTTGCCGATCTTTCCTTACCAGTGCTTGTGGCGATAGTATTTGTATTACTGGTGTTGATCATTTTGTTGAAGGGATTTCGCTTGCCCGGGGATTTCTTCAGGCGCGAGCAGAGACGAAGCTATATCCGTAAAAGACTCAAGATCACCGAAGATGAGCGGTTGGTCTTTACTGAAGAGGATGAGGAAAGTGAGGAGGAGGAAAAGGAAGAGGGCTGAGCTCCAAGTGTGTAAGGTGCCGATATTTGTTCTTCAGGTCGGTATCGGCATTGTCATCGAATATCTCCGCAATTAAATCGATAGCGATACCGATACCGACCCCGAATTAAAAAACGTTATCTTTTTCCATAATTAAATCAGTGTAATCCTCTTAATCAGTTTAATCAGTGGTCTCAGTGGTTATGTCAGTTGAATGAACACATTTGCCTTTTCGATCTCATCTTCTATGTTATCGAACAGAGTAGTAAGAGAAGTGTTTTCAAGACCCAGATTTTTCCAGACATTTTCCGCCATTGCGGGAATTTTATCATCCCCGCCATTGCCGTAGTCAAGAGATCTCACAAATATATCGGCGCAGTGTACAACCGCAGTGTTCATGTAATAGTCACGTGAGGGCAGGGGGCAGTGATGATACTTGATTGCGTTCTGAAGACTTTTGGGGAGATTCCATCGTTCAGCCAGCATGCCTCCAATCTCCTCGTGAGTAATATTGAAGAGCTTTTTTTCACTCTCATAAAACAGAATGCCCTCTTTTTTGCTCATCGAGTAGGCATCTATGAAATCTGCCGGAAGGAACTGGCAGAGGATCACTTTTCCGATGTCGTGGATCAGGCCGCCGATAAAACACTCTTCCTTATCCTTGTTGCCCAGGAATTTTGCTATTGATTGAGAAGCTGCGCCGCAGGCGATCGAATGCATCCAGAACTGCTCGAAGTCAAAATCCGCCAGATCAGAGGTGCCTTTTCTTCTGAAGACATCGAGTATGGATGCTGTGAGCACGATGTTTTTGACAGTTGAAAAGCCCAGGATTACTATTGCATGTGTGATAGTACTTATTCGTCCGGGAAAGCCGTAGAAAGCTGAATTAACCAGCTTCAGAACTTTTGAGGCAAGTGCCTGGTCGGTTGTGATTGCACGCCCGATCTCCTCGGCTGATGTCTTGGGGTTCTGAAGAAGCCGGGTTATCCTCTCGATGACTGTCGGTAAAGTAGAAATCGAGGAGATGTTCTCAATGGTCTTCTGTAAATCTTTCAGTGCCACAGTGGTTCCTATCTGCTCTTCTGAAGTCTGTACTGGTAAACCGTAACGAAAAGTTTTTTCATGATCGGGTTATTAATGACGTTTGAAAATTTCAGCATCAACTGATTTTTCAGCTCATCCGGCAATACTTCAACTTCTTTCTTCTTCTCCGGAGATTCTTCCTCACCCTCTACATACACGAAGGGGATTCCCCAGTTTGTCAATCTTCGCCCCATGGCTGTGGAGAGTTTGACGCCTTTGCCGAGAAGTATGTTACCTGAGGAACCGCAGATCTCCCGGGAAAGGACCATACCATCCTGAATGTCGGAAACCGGTATTTTTTTCATAGTGTGTCACCACTCTTTTTCAGAATTATACAACCTTGTGAAAGGAGTATCAATCATAACCTTGATCAGTTTGATTAAAGGATTACCCTGATATTTTATTGTACACCTGAGTATTTAGAATTAACATGAAGAAGAGAGATGTGTCAATAAAATCTGAAAAGAATCGGAAATGTAAGGACGGGGTATTAAAGTGTTTGATACCGGTACCGATACCGACACCGATGCCGATTCCGATAAGGATAAAGAGAATCGAGATGTAATCACCTGTTGAAAACCGGTAGACAGACACAAAAAACCATGGACAAATTGCTGCACCTTGTTTATACTCTGATGTGATAAGGATTTACAAATTACCTGCCGGATACGGAATGCCATGACAAAAGTCTTGATTCCCATTCTATTGCTTTGTGCTCCGGTTTTTTCCAGAAGCCTTATCGAGCAGATCGGCTGGAAAGGCGCTGATGCTGGAATTATTACCGCGCTTGTCCTTGCTCTGTTTTCAGGACTGGGTATTCTTCTGGCTCTTCATCTCAATGTCAGGGCTAAAGCCAGAGCAGATCAGAAGGAGCTCGAGCAGAACCTCTTTGAACAGTATTGTGAAAAGGCTGAGCTTAATAATATTGAAAGGACCCGGCTTCTTGAACTGCTTAAAAACGACAATACCGGTCATTCACATGTTATCTTTCAGTCAATAACGCTGTTTGAGAGATGCATCGATGCGGAGATAAAACATCTGATGAGCAGAAATCTCTCTCCGGAGGAGGTCGGGGATGAGGATCATCTGCTGTCAAGTATCAGAAAAAAACTCGGGTTCACCTATCTGCCCCTGGAGCATCCTCTGGTCTCCACCAGAAATCTTGAGATAGGGCTGATGGTTTCGGTTTTTGGAAAGGACAATAAAAACCCCCTGATCAACAAAGCAAGGGTTGTTCACAATTCAGAATTTTTCTTCCGGATTCAGTTCGATCCTGAAGCCGAGGATATGCCGGGGGTTGGACGTGGCCAGAATCTGCGTCTCGGGTTTGCGCGCAGAAATGATGGGGTTTACGGGATATCAGTGACGGTTTTCCGGGCCGGGGACAACTCATCGGTTGATTTTTACCACTCTCTGGATATCAGGCGAAACCAGTTGAGACAATTTGTGAGAGTGGAAGTGAGCCTGCCGCTGAGATTCCGGCTGATAAAGACAGAGAGTGATGAAAACAGGGCTCTGCATTTTGGAAAGCTTCTGGATTCAAGGATGGCTGATATAAGCGGTGGAGGATTGAGTTTTGTATACGAAAAGCCGATGGTGCCCGGAGATGTTATTTCCATGAATTTTCAATTGCCAAATTCAGCCTTTGCGGGAGTTACAGGAAAAGTCCTGAGAGTAAGCTTGCTTGAGGCAAAGATCGGAACCTTGTATAAACATCATATCCAGTTTACCAATTTTGAACAGAGAAACCGTGATAAAATAACAAAGTATGTGTTTGAAAAGCAGCGTCAGGCTAACCAGTGGCGTTAAGAGGTGAGGATGGATAAGCGACTTGATTTTGTAAATGAAATGCAGTGTCAGAGAGGCGGAGTTGTATTAAGGATTATAATTGCCTCTATCACCCTTGTGGCAATAGGAGGATTGATTTTTATTCTGCTTCACAACTATCAGCAGAAGCAGCAGATTTACCACAGAAAGGCCTTGTCCATAAGTGAGTATGGTCTCTTTCAAGCTTTGCAAAAAATAGGCGGGGAACCATCCTGGACAAAAGGAATTGAGAAAACACCCTATGAAGACGGGTGGTACAGGGTGGAAACCAATCAGTTCCTCAGCGGTGATACCATCTTTTTAGCAGTCAGATCCGAGGGGCACATTAAATCCATTACAGACACAAAGGAGTGTGTACTGAGACTGGAAATGTCGAGTGGCGATTCGGTCTGGATCAGACACAGCATGCACTGAGTCCTGGTTCCGGCAAAAGCAGTGTTTCCGGAATTGATTATTTATTTCCCTCAGGGCTATACTATATAATGGGGTCTGGAAGTCTTTTAATTCATCTATATTGGGGTGCTTTTAACTGCACTTTTTTTTACCTTTTTTTTTGTTGACAAAGATGCGATTGTTTGATAGATATTTAGATGTAAGTTGTTATATTACATTAGTTAGAACAATTATTTAAATTATTTTATGAAGTGATCAGAGATAGCTTATTGTTTCATAAAGGCAATGCTTGATGAATCTGTTTAAGAAGTTAAAGAGTGGTACTGCTACAGTCGGTCTTGACATCGGCCACCACTCTATCAAGCTTGTGAAACTGGTGCACAGGAAAGATGGCTATGTTCTTGAGGCTACCGGGATAAAGGATATTCTCCCGGGGACAATTGAGGGCAGTGATATAAAGAAGAGAGAACAGCTTATCGAGGCTGTAACTACTCTGGTTAATCAGTGTGATCCATCTATAGTCGAAGTGGTCATCTCCATGTCGGGGCATGGAATTATCTCCGATAAATTCAACTTCAAGATCGATCCCAATGAGAACGCAGAGGAGCTTATCCTGTGGGAGGCAGGGCAGAGGAGTCCGTTTGATGTCGATGATATCACTCTGGATTACAAGATACTGCACAGGAACCAGGAGACAAATGAGATAGAAGTGCTGCTGGTGGCCGCCAAAAACCAGATCATGCAAAGCTATATAGATCTGCTCTATGATGCCGGTTTGAAGCCGATAATAGTCGATGTGGATGCCTTTGCCATAAATAACTGCTACGCCATGGAATCCAGGGGGTTGAACCAGAATGGTGTTACAGCTCTGGTCAATATCGGGCATGATCTTACAAATGTAACATTTGTCAAAGATGGGGTCTACCATTCCACTAGAGATATCTCTACTGCCGGAGATTTCTTCAATAAGACCCTTCAGCGAAGTCTGGGTCTTACAAATGAGGAGGCTTTGCTTGCAATCAAAGGACGTACCTCATCGAGCTTCGATGTTACCAAATTCAAGCAGGGTATAGAATATGCGGCAGAGGAACTGTCCTCAGGAATAGATCTGGCCTTCTCCTATTTCAAAAGCTCTGAAAAAAGTGATTCAATTGATAGAATCGTTCTGTCCGGGGGTGGAGCATACATACCTAATCTGGTAGAGTTTCTTGAAAAACGTCATCAGGTTTCCGTCCAGACCTCAAATCCCCTCAGTTTTCTGCAGTATGATCCCGGTTTGTTCGGGAGTATGCAGCCTGAGAATATTTCAGCACTTCTCACCGTTGCGGTAGGACTCGCTCTGAGGAATGTCGAGGGATAATGATAGAGCGCATAGAAATAAACCTTTTGCCTGCTGAATACAGGATTCACAAGAGATCGATAAAGATCGGCCGTGAGGTCGCTTATCCTCTTATCGGACTTGCGATCCTTGCTGTTTCCCTGGCTTTTATGAGTCTCTATCTTCAGAATTCTATCAGCGGGCTTAAAAATGAAATTGCTGCGCTCGATCAGCAGATCCAGCAGAACCGTCCTATTCAAAATGAAATCAACCGTCTCAGAAGTGACAAGATTCAGATTGAAGAGAAAATAAGGGCTCTGGAGAGGATAAATGTAAATCGCGAGAAATGGGTCCGCCTGATGGAGGAACTTGCAGGAAGAATTCCGGAGTATACCTGGCTTGTATCTGTTAAGGAGGAGAATAGTACTCCCCCAGTTCTTCACATGGAGGGGCGTACCTACTCTTTTCCTGAGGTGGCCAATTATATGACCAGCCTCAAAGAGAGTGAATATGTAAACAGTGTGGATCTTTCCAATATAGAACAGATCGATCCCAAACAGAAGCTTTACAGGTTTTCGATCTCCTGTGTGATTAACCCCGATGTCAAACTCAGGGATTCAAGTGAGCCCTCTTCAACTCTTGCTTCAGGCGGGAGGGCGAGATGAAACTTTCGTTTGATCTGAAGAATCCACGTTTACGGATCCCGGCATTGATTGCTCTGATTGGTATTGGCGGCGGGTATTTATGGTTTCAGAACATCTATACACCCAATAAGCAGGAAATGGCAAAGCTTCAGCTCTCCTGCAATGCCAAGCAGGATACGCTCCGGACAGTGCTGGCACTCAAGCCACAGTTGAGTTCTCTGAAAAAAGAGCTCCAGTTCGCACAGGCCAAACTTGATTCTCTGAAATCAATCTTTCCGGATCAGAAGGAGATTCCAAAGCTGATACGGGAGATTACCAGTGTAGCCAGAGCTTCTGGCATAACCACCACCAGGTTCAACCCTCTTCCGGACGTGGAACGTGAATATTATGTTGAGAATCGTTATAATATAAGTGTTACAGGCGGATATCATGAACTGGCGGAATTTTTCGCTTTTCTGGCAAATTTCCCGCTGATAATCAACTTGACATCTGTAAACATTTCCACAAGTCCTGAAGGCTCCGGTCTGCAGGGCAGGGAAAATGAAGAGGATAATTCTTTTGTGCCAAGCATCGTTTCCTCTTTTGAACTGACAACTTTTTCGTCAAAAAAATAGATATGATCAGGAAAAGAGAAAAAACCGGAATAGTTCTGCCTTGCTTGATGCTCCTGCTGTTTGCTGCGGCTTGTGTGTGGGGTTCTGTTCCGATAATCTCTAAGATGACAGTAGCCGGTGGGGCAAGAGGGATCGCAATCTCAATCAGCAGCGATGCTCCCATCAAGGCTAATGTCAGCAGGAATGGAAGTACTGCTGTAAACATCACCTTCAGTGACTGTATCTATGGTCTCAAGGCTTATTCCTATGATTCATTTCCTCCTGGTGTTCCTTTAAAGCGGATTACTGTGAAGGAAAAGGATGGTTCGCAGGTAGTGATGACACTCAATATGAGTAAACCGCTTTCCGGGAAGATAAAGATCCAGCAGAAAGACAACAGGTTTCTGGCGCTTCTCAGCAGTGAGCCTGTAGAGGAGTTCAGATGGACTGCTTCGGTGCAGGATGGAGACACTGAACATGGAATCATGAAAGCCTCCGCTGATCCCTCCGGAATCGCCAGCCTGAAAGAGATTCGTTTTCTGCGCAGAGAGTATGTCGGGGAACTCTCCTTTCTCTTCGATAATCAGGTGACTGGTAAAATCAGAAAAAGCGGTGATTCACTTGTAGTGCTTTTCAGCACAGCGGTTAATGGTCTGGGAAAACAGTCTTTTGTACTCCCGGACGGAAGTCTTTACAAAAGAATAGATCTTCGCGAAAAGAAGATAGGTGAGAACACCTTTCTTGGTGCTGTTATCAGGCTCGATAAAAAAGCCGCATCCGGTACACCCGGTATTGCAAGCAGCCAGGAGAACGCGTTTTCTT
It encodes:
- a CDS encoding glucosyl-3-phosphoglycerate synthase, giving the protein MISTFHSSDFASIEELIEFKASGNKSISVVIPALNEAATIGTIISYIRQHFMEEFSLVDEIVVMDGLSEDRTVEISREEGARVYNPDEAGPPLSQKGKGVSLWKSQFVTSGDIVIFIDSDILDFDRRFICGLVGPLLCYENLSFVKAFYQRPLLLGSDIYDNQGGRITEILVRPLLSALVPPLAWIYQPLSGEYAVRRTLLEKLPFWSGYGVEIGLLMDMYSMYGLSCIAQVDMDIRCHRNRNVNELGRTSFDILQVILSKLQRQGVISMKELSRTLLTVRDNNFEETLSQEIELPARITISGDFNNG
- a CDS encoding HDOD domain-containing protein, which encodes MALKDLQKTIENISSISTLPTVIERITRLLQNPKTSAEEIGRAITTDQALASKVLKLVNSAFYGFPGRISTITHAIVILGFSTVKNIVLTASILDVFRRKGTSDLADFDFEQFWMHSIACGAASQSIAKFLGNKDKEECFIGGLIHDIGKVILCQFLPADFIDAYSMSKKEGILFYESEKKLFNITHEEIGGMLAERWNLPKSLQNAIKYHHCPLPSRDYYMNTAVVHCADIFVRSLDYGNGGDDKIPAMAENVWKNLGLENTSLTTLFDNIEDEIEKANVFIQLT
- a CDS encoding PilZ domain-containing protein; translation: MTKVLIPILLLCAPVFSRSLIEQIGWKGADAGIITALVLALFSGLGILLALHLNVRAKARADQKELEQNLFEQYCEKAELNNIERTRLLELLKNDNTGHSHVIFQSITLFERCIDAEIKHLMSRNLSPEEVGDEDHLLSSIRKKLGFTYLPLEHPLVSTRNLEIGLMVSVFGKDNKNPLINKARVVHNSEFFFRIQFDPEAEDMPGVGRGQNLRLGFARRNDGVYGISVTVFRAGDNSSVDFYHSLDIRRNQLRQFVRVEVSLPLRFRLIKTESDENRALHFGKLLDSRMADISGGGLSFVYEKPMVPGDVISMNFQLPNSAFAGVTGKVLRVSLLEAKIGTLYKHHIQFTNFEQRNRDKITKYVFEKQRQANQWR
- the pilM gene encoding type IV pilus assembly protein PilM produces the protein MNLFKKLKSGTATVGLDIGHHSIKLVKLVHRKDGYVLEATGIKDILPGTIEGSDIKKREQLIEAVTTLVNQCDPSIVEVVISMSGHGIISDKFNFKIDPNENAEELILWEAGQRSPFDVDDITLDYKILHRNQETNEIEVLLVAAKNQIMQSYIDLLYDAGLKPIIVDVDAFAINNCYAMESRGLNQNGVTALVNIGHDLTNVTFVKDGVYHSTRDISTAGDFFNKTLQRSLGLTNEEALLAIKGRTSSSFDVTKFKQGIEYAAEELSSGIDLAFSYFKSSEKSDSIDRIVLSGGGAYIPNLVEFLEKRHQVSVQTSNPLSFLQYDPGLFGSMQPENISALLTVAVGLALRNVEG
- the pilO gene encoding type 4a pilus biogenesis protein PilO, with the translated sequence MKLSFDLKNPRLRIPALIALIGIGGGYLWFQNIYTPNKQEMAKLQLSCNAKQDTLRTVLALKPQLSSLKKELQFAQAKLDSLKSIFPDQKEIPKLIREITSVARASGITTTRFNPLPDVEREYYVENRYNISVTGGYHELAEFFAFLANFPLIINLTSVNISTSPEGSGLQGRENEEDNSFVPSIVSSFELTTFSSKK